One genomic region from Cardiocondyla obscurior isolate alpha-2009 linkage group LG19, Cobs3.1, whole genome shotgun sequence encodes:
- the LOC139110044 gene encoding uncharacterized protein, translating into MLWINSTSRIERRRPRVCLAFAVCAFLIAGAVDAATDESKDTWTGFTTSCTTEDTKNASVSCHGVRIVRKIVQQLLETTSKERDIELFDGVSLVEVPGSGSNRKARVLKGFGGFGPFLQFLEGRELRIKLPSLLPPNIETALKESLPSEDEGKGGGYGGFGGGGGGGGGGGGGKGGKKGGGGGIMIMMLMMGKMMAAMGFGALGLLAMKALMVSAMALMLSLIVAVKKLASGGEEHGHHVVYAQEVGHHHRKKRSIEDVDSTQLPYRGYAHLYANLGSS; encoded by the exons ATGCTTTGGATAAACAGCACATCGAGGATCGAACGGCGGCGCCCGCGCGTTTGCCTGGCGTTTGCGGTCTGTGCGTTTTTAATCGCGGGCGCGGTCGACGCCGCCACAGACGAGAGCAAGGACACATGGACCGGATTCACGACGTCGTGCACGACCGAGGACACGAAAAACGCGTCGGTCTCTTGTCACGGAGTGCGAATCGTACGGAAGATTGTACAGCAGCTGCTCGAGACCACCAGCAAGGAGCGGGACATCGAACTGTTCGACGGTGTATCCCTGGTAGAAGTGCCCGGAAGCGGTTCCAACCGGAAGGCCAGGGTGCTCAAGGGCTTCGGGGGTTTCGGGCCTTTCCTACAATTCTTGGAGGGCAGAGAGCTGCGAATCAAACTACCGTCTTTGCTTCCACCGAATATCGAGACTGCCCTAAAGGAGAGCCTGCCTTCCGAGGATGAAG GAAAGGGGGGCGGTTACGGCGGtttcggcggcggcggcggaggcggcggcggcggcggcggcggtaagGGCGGCAAGaaaggcggcggcggcggaatCATGATAATGATGCTTATGATGG GTAAAATGATGGCTGCTATGGGCTTCGGCGCGCTCGGTCTTCTGGCCATGAAGGCGCTGATGGTTTCGGCGATGGCATTGATGCTGTCGCTGATCGTCGCCGTGAAAAAGCTGGCGAGTGGCGGCGAAGAGCACGGCCACCACGTCGTTTACGCGCAAGAGGTTGGCCATCATCACCGCAAGAAAAGGTCGATCGAAGACGTCGACTCTACGCAACTACCCTACAGAGGATACGCCCATCTCTACGCCAACTTGGGGTCGTCTTGA
- the Osi6 gene encoding uncharacterized protein Osi6 yields the protein MKLTKKFLVFMTVVVFATGQTIDDCLKQDSISCVQKTLYRTAKEFFAKDTLELVKGVSLVKSNANARSGKELAYDQEIEAANDIAERQNSLENFISDGAGQFLTGRSLRINLASAFQKIHESARSISESAPPEIRQAVDQFVEARGKKKGSLKGILPLLIAAKVKLGILGALSYFVIGFLAKKAIEASVISLIISAFIGLKSLWSSKSHHHDVTAYNSGGWSNGWSAPVSSGWSGPVNAGWSNAASGGWASGASSGWEDPHYAHGQAYSGYHH from the exons ATGAagttgacgaagaaatttttggTCTTCATGACCGTGGTTGTCTTCGCCACCGGTCAAACCATCGATGACTGCCTGAAGCAAGATAGCATATCCTGCGTGCAGAAGACTTTATACAGAACCGCTAAGGAGTTCTTCGCTAAGGACACGCTGGAGCTCGTAAAGGGAGTCAGTCTCGTAAAGAGTAACGCGAATGCGAGATCTGGCAAGGAGCTTGCTTACGATCAGGAAATAGAAGCCGCTAATGATATCGCGGAGAGGCAGAATTCCCTCGAGAATTTTATTAGCGACGGGGCCGGACAGTTTTTAACCGGCCGCAGTCTTAGg ATCAATCTCGCATCTGCATTCCAAAAGATTCACGAATCGGCACGGTCCATCAGCGAGTCGGCTCCGCCAGAAATCCGTCAGGCTGTTGACCAGTTTGTCGAAG CCCGTGGCAAGAAGAAAGGATCTTTGAAAGGAATCCTGCCCCTCTTGATCGCCGCTAAAGTAAAGCTTGGAATTTTGGGCGCTCTCTCGTACTTCGTGATCGGGTTCTTAGCGAAGAAGGCGATCGAGGCGTCCGTAATTTCTCTCATCATTTCCGCCTTCATCGGTTTGAAGTCACTCTGGTCAAGCAAATCGCACCACCACGACGTCACTGCGTATAACAGTGGCGGCTGGAGCAACGGATGGTCGGCACCTGTCAGTAGTGGATGGTCAGGCCCCGTCAATGCCGGATGGTCCAATGCAGCATCCGGCGGATGGGCCAGCGGAGCTTCTTCCGGTTGGGAAGATCCTCACTACGCGCACGGCCAAGCTTACTCCGGATACCATCACTAG
- the LOC139109945 gene encoding uncharacterized protein: MAKHFVTLLWVSAALTATLALPTNDKVSGSENDMVSSLYTDCLKKESISCLKYKVFTYVDKMLADKEDITLSEGITVVKTANAEGEGAPRSIESSDLDTLLFDRLGRFLRTHSVKVDLKGSDILGAIESAGRSFEDFSDNAVESRGKKKKAQKILGPLMMAMALKAAALLPLALGAIAMIAGKALLVGKIALVISAIIGLKKLLGSQQKHVTYEVVSHPHHGSSHVSHEEHGGYGGGGGGGGGDFSGGYGSSGHGWARSLPQDAHEIAYRAHQPQPQA, encoded by the exons ATGGCCAAGCATTTCGTGACGTTATTGTGGGTGTCGGCGGCGTTGACCGCGACCCTGGCCCTGCCGACCAACGACAAGGTCAGCGGAAGTGAGAACGACATGGTATCGAGCTTATACACCGACTGCCTGAAGAAGGAATCCATCAGCTGTCTCAAGTACAAAGTATTCACGTACGTCGACAAGATGCTGGCTGACAAGGAGGATATCACGCTGTCCGAGGGCATCACCGTCGTGAAAACGGCCAACGCCGAAGGCGAAGGCGCGCCAAG ATCTATTGAGTCTAGCGATTTGGATACTCTGTTGTTCGACCGCCTTGGAAGATTCCTGAGGACTCATTCGGTTAAAGTGGACCTCAAGGGCAGCGACATTTTAGGAGCGATCGAATCCGCCGGGCGCAGCTTCGAGGATTTTAGCGACAATGCCGTCGAGAGCCGTGGAAAAAAGA AGAAAGCTCAAAAGATCCTAGGACCTCTAATGATGGCCATGGCACTGAAAGCAGCCGCCTTACTGCCGCTCGCGCTCGGCGCGATCGCCATGATCGCCGGCAAGGCTCTGCTCGTAGGCAAGATCGCCCTCGTGATCTCGGCGATCATTGGGTTGAAGAAGCTCCTCGGGTCCCAGCAGAAGCACGTGACGTACGAAGTGGTCTCGCATCCGCATCACGGCAGCAGCCACGTCAGTCACGAAGAACACGGCGGCTacggaggcggcggcggcggcggcggcggtgacTTCAGCGGCGGCTACGGCAGCAGCGGACACGGATGGGCCAGAAGTCTGCCACAGGATGCCCACGAAATCGCTTATCGCGCCCACCAGCCCCAGCCACAAGCTTAA